From a single Rutidosis leptorrhynchoides isolate AG116_Rl617_1_P2 chromosome 5, CSIRO_AGI_Rlap_v1, whole genome shotgun sequence genomic region:
- the LOC139850635 gene encoding putative F-box/FBD/LRR-repeat protein At1g78760 gives MDFDHSHVKAALNEDRLSSLPLELIHQILSRFDTKFVVQTCLLLSPRWKRIWTSMPCLNLSSRGFKTLPKFSKFVTNVLSHRNHQVEVSSVNLTFNGSTTQVFVRKIADYVCSHNVQELTVVSGFKTHNDFPPCLFSSQTLKHLTFKTSIYAHCLVPKTPWDFPALTTLYLDDISLCDDYQRESIDLFSTCVNLKNLTLEHFRVKAKVFDIITPQLSNLTLIKGRDSVVINLIAPQLVNITISDCSMKDLSIPSGLSSFYYQGHHPPQWLKDRFHPVNKVTFILHMYCPKWPYNQEQARGIINALQELRSARFLTLNLDIVECISPFPDLLYGLPSPFSNLISLNIDFGTRDTCKHKMSTEARNYLLGNSPNATFIMKELPTQAMKNKEINDKKKAKMVADIKDLMKELEASLEQDTIIIERNQAIDQTKLVIENLLDDIKVLKKKKMLQNESERGETEENLTRLVVQLYKSVLELTDMLTLENKDVEPLISKTEQVRFLLDSLPKQKRKPLDARYSRHLQQAETLIAHKKSHNNFLHQIIDVFSKDKSSTSEDVSSGTQPPPLQTSSSSTIVCTSSTSTIKPVP, from the exons ATGGACTTTGACCATAGTCATGTTAAAGCAGCGCTCAATGAAGATAGATTGAGCAGCTTGCCTCTTGAGCTTATTCATCAAATCCTATCTCGTTTTGACACTAAATTTGTTGTTCAAACGTGTTTGTTGTTGTCTCCAAGATGGAAACGTATTTGGACATCAATGCCCTGTCTCAATTTATCAAGTAGAGGATTTAAAACTTTACCAAAGTTCTCAAAATTTGTGACCAACGTTCTGTCTCACCGCAACCATCAAGTAGAAGTGTCCTCGGTAAATCTCACTTTCAATGGATCAACCACTCAAGTTTTTGTGAGAAAGATTGCAGATTATGTGTGTTCTCACAATGTCCAAGAACTAACGGTCGTTAGTGGTTTCAAGACGCACAATGATTTCCCTCCTTGCCTTTTTAGCTCCCAGACTCTTAAGCATCTCACCTTTAAAACCTCCATTTATGCGCATTGCCTTGTACCCAAAACACCTTGGGATTTTCCAGCATTAACGACTTTGTATCTGGATGATATTTCGTTGTGTGATGATTATCAACGTGAATCCATTGATCTTTTCTCCACGTGTGTCAACTTAAAGAACCTCACTTTAGAACATTTTAGGGTCAAGGCTAAGGTTTTTGATATTATTACACCTCAACTTTCTAATCTTACACTTATTAAAGGCAGAGACTCAGTTGTTATCAATTTGATTGCACCTCAACTTGTTAATATCACTATAAGTGATTGCTCAATGAAGGACTTGAGTATTCCTTCGGGACTTTCATCTTTTTACTACCAAGGTCACCATCCTCCACAGTGGCTTAAAGACCGTTTTCATCCTGTGAACAAAGTGACTTTCATTTTGCACATGTATTGTCCAAAATGGCCATATAACCAGGAACAAGCTCGCGGTATTATTAACGCGCTTCAAGAGCTGCGTAGTGCCAGATTTCTTACGCTTAACTTGGACATTGTTGAG TGTATTTCTCCATTCCCGGATTTACTATATGGTCTGCCTTCGCCCTTTAGCAACTTGATTAGTTTGAATATTGACTTCGGCACGAGGGATACATGCAAACATAAAATGTCTACTGAAGCTAGAAATTACTTGCTTGGGAACTCTCCAAATGCCACATTCATCATGAAG GAACTACCTACGCAAGCAATGAAAAACAAAGAGATTAATGACAAGAAAAAGGCCAAAATGGTTGCAGACATTAAAGATCTTATGAAAGAACTAGAAGCGTCACTAGAACAGGACACTATAATTATTGAGAGAAACCAAGCTATCGATCAGACAAAATTAGTTATTGAGAACCTTCTGGATGATATAAAAgtattgaaaaagaaaaaaatgttgCAAAATGAATCCGAAAGGGGTGAAACAGAGGAGAATCTGACTAGGCTGGTGGTACAGCTGTATAAAAGTGTGTTAGAATTGACGGATATGTTAACTCTAGAAAATAAGGATGTCGAACCCTTGATATCAAAGACGGAGCAGGTCAGATTCTTATTGGATAGCTTGCCTAAACAAAAGAGGAAACCGTTGGATGCACGCTATTCACGACACCTTCAACAAGCTGAGACACTGATTGCTCATAAAAAATCGCATAATAATTTCCTTCACCAAATTATTGATGTGTTTAGTAAAGATAAGTCTTCAACATCTGAAGATGTTTCCAGTGGCACACAACCTCCGCCATTACAAACATCTTCTTCTTCAACaatt GTTTGTACATCCTCCACCTCAACTATCAAGCCAGTGCCATGA